From a region of the Haematobia irritans isolate KBUSLIRL chromosome 4, ASM5000362v1, whole genome shotgun sequence genome:
- the LOC142234125 gene encoding uncharacterized protein LOC142234125, translating to MFKLFVLALALLCSCQSSLAGFLGGYGGYGGYGGHGLGYGGYGGGHGISYAVAAAPAVVAAPVIEKVVAAPVIKTVAAAPIIKTVAAAPVIKAVAAPVIVGGYGGGYGLGHGYGGHGFGGGYAISYGHGYGLGHGYGGYGHGW from the coding sequence TTCGTCCTTGCACTGGCCCTTCTCTGCAGCTGTCAGTCTTCATTGGCGGGCTTTCTAGGCGGCTATGGTGGTTATGGCGGCTACGGCGGTCACGGACTTGGATATGGAGGTTATGGAGGTGGTCATGGTATTAGCTATGCTGTTGCTGCTGCCCCAGCTGTAGTGGCAGCTCCTGTGATCGAGAAGGTTGTGGCAGCTCCAGTTATTAAGACAGTTGCTGCAGCACCCATTATTAAGACTGTGGCAGCCGCCCCTGTAATTAAAGCTGTTGCAGCTCCTGTAATCGTTGGAGGATATGGCGGAGGCTATGGCTTAGGCCATGGCTATGGTGGTCATGGTTTTGGTGGTGGCTATGCCATTTCTTATGGTCATGGTTATGGCTTAGGTCATGGCTATGGAGGTTATGGCCATGGTTGGTAA